A single window of Eucalyptus grandis isolate ANBG69807.140 chromosome 1, ASM1654582v1, whole genome shotgun sequence DNA harbors:
- the LOC104453161 gene encoding nudix hydrolase 15, mitochondrial isoform X2, giving the protein MGNLSGVASETLQELANRLRQYELPLGLEIDHKEEKSGDLFTKSKDGANDQSQCARDGICCCPIEPRRKRRAAVLVCLFEGHGGELRVILTKRSMKLSSYPGDVALPGGKMEERDKDDAATALREATEEIGLDPELVQVVANLEPFFSQHLFEVIPVIGLLAKIEDFTPSLNADEVDLVFDVPLEMFLK; this is encoded by the exons ATGGGGAACCTTTCAGGAGTGGCTAGCGAAACGCTTCAAGAACTCGCGAACCGGCTCCGACAGTACGAGCTGCCGCTAGGACTAGAAATCGAccacaaagaagagaagagtGGCGATCTATTTACAAAATCCAAAGATGGGGCAAATGATCAATCCCAATGTGCTCGAGATGGCATTTGTTGCTGTCCCATCGAgccgaggaggaagagaagagcTGCCGTCCTGGTGTGCCTCTTTGAAGGCCACGGAGGAGAGCTTCGAGTCATTCTTACTAAAAGATCGATGAAACTGTCTTCTTATCCTG GAGATGTTGCATTGCCGGGTGGAAAGATGGAAGAACGTGATAAGGACGACGCTGCGACCGCATTAAGAGAAGCCACAGAAGAGATCGGCTTGGACCCGGAATTGGTTCAAGTCGTTGCTAATTTGGAACCCTTCTTTTCTCAG CATCTCTTCGAGGTCATACCAGTCATCGGCCTACTCGCCAAGATAGAAGATTTCACGCCCTCGCTGAATGCGGATGAAGTGGATCTGGTTTTCGATGTCCCATTGGAAATGTTTCTGAAG TAA
- the LOC104453161 gene encoding nudix hydrolase 15, mitochondrial isoform X1, whose amino-acid sequence MGNLSGVASETLQELANRLRQYELPLGLEIDHKEEKSGDLFTKSKDGANDQSQCARDGICCCPIEPRRKRRAAVLVCLFEGHGGELRVILTKRSMKLSSYPGDVALPGGKMEERDKDDAATALREATEEIGLDPELVQVVANLEPFFSQHLFEVIPVIGLLAKIEDFTPSLNADEVDLVFDVPLEMFLKEENHRCEEKEWLGWKYVLHVFDFRPEQETFRICGLTARILIRVASIVFQQPPSFDLHTPNFRQLQQVLEDIRRKT is encoded by the exons ATGGGGAACCTTTCAGGAGTGGCTAGCGAAACGCTTCAAGAACTCGCGAACCGGCTCCGACAGTACGAGCTGCCGCTAGGACTAGAAATCGAccacaaagaagagaagagtGGCGATCTATTTACAAAATCCAAAGATGGGGCAAATGATCAATCCCAATGTGCTCGAGATGGCATTTGTTGCTGTCCCATCGAgccgaggaggaagagaagagcTGCCGTCCTGGTGTGCCTCTTTGAAGGCCACGGAGGAGAGCTTCGAGTCATTCTTACTAAAAGATCGATGAAACTGTCTTCTTATCCTG GAGATGTTGCATTGCCGGGTGGAAAGATGGAAGAACGTGATAAGGACGACGCTGCGACCGCATTAAGAGAAGCCACAGAAGAGATCGGCTTGGACCCGGAATTGGTTCAAGTCGTTGCTAATTTGGAACCCTTCTTTTCTCAG CATCTCTTCGAGGTCATACCAGTCATCGGCCTACTCGCCAAGATAGAAGATTTCACGCCCTCGCTGAATGCGGATGAAGTGGATCTGGTTTTCGATGTCCCATTGGAAATGTTTCTGAAG GAGGAGAATCACAGATGTGAGGAGAAAGAATGGCTAGGATGGAAGTACGTTCTTCACGTTTTTGATTTCCGACCAGAGCAAGAGACTTTCCGTATATGCGGATTGACAGCGAGAATTCTGATCCGGGTGGCGTCCATCGTTTTCCAGCAGCCTCCTTCGTTCGACCTGCACACTCCCAACTTCCGACAATTGCAGCAAGTACTCGAAGATATCAGACGGAAAACTTGA